Proteins found in one Nerophis ophidion isolate RoL-2023_Sa linkage group LG21, RoL_Noph_v1.0, whole genome shotgun sequence genomic segment:
- the LOC133540158 gene encoding up-regulator of cell proliferation-like — MSGELASFLLHLSKRQPLTLLPPPTGRPRPSDASNVEEASAAFTSSRNVASLRDTGGHHTPPTFRLYRELEREYLWLTCKVFKDKGGLRDHQTMATMSTEGQYPVLLDVLSDLGLKQYYPNKLKLQSLLEVNQNSMNEKSVISAEEVPFYYLRKLFKVNAGCRNYTQLFSRHEESDDELDSMDLYTADGLSVTTVHPLDLIVCLFLCADSFLQQEMALKLSLCQFSVPLLLPHTNSQCTLMSWALREIVKEWCPHDLCESKGFVEDNIVQAEIALFSFVRLQNCSLSKSQILNQILSRDQQNHNIFIHRDMEGGALPRKMSNGLVEVSWFLPCGKENMDTFREPIALANLRGDICESLMQFNFLCEVSNAVFVFLDMVEEKEETILNALHDAKSKLHFVVNNKGSHTEDLMSVKKILRKLDIGKNSIEIKNPRVNSAEFSKRLCETIKTSLRDVKTRTSIANMHKTADKLGLAVDENKTVEQKNTAEAIMSRIGLRTIQDFKKQQLPLQGEHWKRLSELEKEECRISNFGIEGVEHQKAQIQEEKKNIWELQKRQKMSQGMQDFIATLSTSNKEERNVFLKWMKFQFNTHSRDKLTSLRNKLKEQWQKKNAKLIKKFSQDLVDSSLGVEHYMREMGLNYEVSVHVGDSTGKMCHLPAIAAEMLLDGHPLELLDGDASNIPEKWVTAVLMELHKKVGGRSRLLVLTVLGVQSTGKSTLLNTMFGVQLAVSSGRCTRGAYMLFLKVGDHAQQELGCDFILLIDTEGLKSSDLAHVEDSYEHDNQLATFVIGLSDVAIINIAMENANEMTDVLQIAVHAFLRMKQIGKRTICHFVHQNVAEVSAHNKTLTERQHLLDKLNEMTKIAAEMERQPGIHRFTDVLDYDIENNNWNIPGLWHGTPPMAPVNIGYSEAVSDFKKNLLEITGGNNQFEASTIPELLEWMSSLWKSVKYENFIFSFRNTLVAHAYDNLCKEFLQWEWEMQKEIFSRQTAAELEIVNANNEVGLETWNSLITAKKTELAQEIELQQKKMEEKLLDYYRKRDRNVKLTERYKTDFFNSITSVSNEIRHSVNAKLDRVLDLKIAKKKALDIQQEYRGRIEERVMKLLGDCKDTRLSDDQLREEFDKMWASATINVPALKEEDIPASILTQLKKNFSNRNVNEELQHVQDLQGCGTGTFKTRHDHVDPLYATDRDTWADFQRYADDIINTERQFVIDQTQSMGYYRESFSRDLLRRIDESLNKCYSRHGSNTTFEIDIKLHICGIAAREFLKIHQRFLLKNDPRTQLEKHKNQYLMDFMDLYKQTDHCQRKANDFVQFCVKPAIEDYMNRTLGIDIVDHILSSCDSMQFSSRSCFQYNIQKELLLKDDFAAFLKYISQYEMYVKEWIFAHVLEKLQDNTLCKLKLRNLKLNVNKISKALKRALKKQSDGTESIPNLIHEMRLFLIKDITISEQAEKCVLFQIKSTMNSFTQKCIASLNWLKETLHVELSDTEDIPETLNKLAVKPQDELFKRILGCGQQCPFCKISCEAGGKNHEKHYASVHRPQGLGKWRKSVTEELSICLCPNYVHGTRSFRHQREGSVQYRDYSTVFSDWYIPPDATMEASDYWKFVLVRYNDRFAKEFHAKPARVPEAWKSITKEQALKGLKDTFNIC, encoded by the exons atgagcggagagcttgcgtcgttcctcctgcacctgtcaaagaggcagccgctgactctcttgcctcctcccaccggccgcccccgtcCGTCGGACGCGtccaacgtggaggaagcatcggctgccttcacctcgtcgagaaacgtggcttccctcagagacactggcggtcaccacactcctccgaccttcaggttgtacag GGAGTTGGAGCGAGAATACCTCTGGCTGACATGCAAG gtatttaaggacaagggAGGTCTGAGGGACCATCAGACCATGGCAACAATGAGCACTGAAGGACAATACCCAG TTCTGTTGGATGTCCTCTCCGACCTTGGACTTAAGCAGTATTACCCCAACAAACTCAAACTTCAGTCCCTTCTGGAAGTCAACCAGAACAGCATGAATGAAAAAAGTGTTATCTCAGCGGAAGAAGTGCCATTTTATTACCTGAGAAAACTGTTTAAAGTCAATGCTGGTTGCAGGAACTACACACAGTTGTTTAGCAGACATGAGGAAAGTGATGATGAATTGGACTCAATGGACCTTTACACAGCAGACGGCCTCTCAGTAACCACAGTTCATCCTCTGGACCTGATAGTGTGTCTATTTCTTTGTGCCGACAGCTTTTTGCAGCAGGAAATGGCCCTCAAATTGTCATTATGCCAGTTTTCTGTCCCTCTGTTGTTGCCCCACACCAACAGTCAGTGTACCCTGATGTCATGGGCTCTGAGAGAAATTGTCAAAGAGTGGTGTCCGCATGATTTGTGTGAATCCAAAGGATTTGTTGAGGACAACATCGTCCAGGCAGAAATTGCATTATTTTCTTTTGTGAGGCTACAAAACTGCAGCCTATCCAAATCGCAGATTTTAAATCAAATTCTTAGCCGTGACCAGCAGAATCACAATATCTTTATACACAGAGACATGGAAGGGGGCGCACTCCCTCGAAAAATGTCAAATGGTTTGGTAGAAGTTAGCTGGTTCCTTCCTTGCGGAAAAGAAAATATGGACACATTCCGAGAGCCAATTGCACTTGCTAATTTGCGAGGAGACATTTGTGAGTCACTTATGCAGTTCAACTTCCTTTGTGAAGTGTCCAATGCAGTCTTTGTATTCCTTGACATGGTTGAAGAAAAAGAGGAGACAATTCTGAATGCTCTTCACGATGCAAAATCCAAACTCCATTTTGTTGTTAACAACAAAGGGAGTCACACTGAGGATCTGATGTCCGTCAAAAAAATACTGCGAAAGTTGGATATAGGAAAAAACAGTATCGAAATCAAAAATCCCAGAGTAAATTCAGCAGAGTTTTCAAAGAGACTTTGCGAAACCATCAAAACCTCACTCCGTGATGTAAAAACCAGAACGAGTATTGCAAATATGCACAAAACGGCAGATAAATTAGGTCTGGCTGTGGATGAAAACAAAACTGTTGAACAGAAAAACACAGCTGAGGCGATCATGAGTCGTATCGGTTTGCGAACCATACAagactttaaaaaacaacaacttcctCTGCAAGGGGAACATTGGAAAAGACTATCAGAACTGGAGAAAGAGGAATGCAGGATCAGTAATTTTGGCATCGAGGGGGTTGAGCATCAAAAAGCTCAAATACAAGAAGAGAAAAAGAACATTTGGGAGTTGCAAAAGAGGCAAAAAATGTCCCAAGGAATGCAGGATTTTATTGCAACCTTATCAACAAgcaacaaagaagaaagaaatgttttcttgaagtggatgaaaTTCCAGTTTAATACCCATTCTAGAGACAAACTGACCAGCCTGCGGAACAAATTGAAAGAGCAATGGCAAAAGAAGAATGCCAAACTCATTAAAAAGTTTAGTCAGGATTTGGTGGACAGCTCTTTAGGGGTGGAGCATTACATGAGAGAAATGGGACTTAACTATGAAGTATCTGTGCATGTGGGTGATTCCACAGGTAAAATGTGCCATTTACCTGCCATAGCTGCTGAAATGCTGTTGGATGGTCATCCATTAGAACTTTTAGATGGAGATGCTTCTAACATCCCAGAGAAGTGGGTGACAGCTGTATTGATGGAGCTTCACAAGAAGGTCGGGGGAAGGAGCAGGTTGTTGGTACTAACTGTGTTAGGTGTTCAAAGTACTGGAAAATCAACACTTCTCAACACCATGTTTGGTGTTCAGTTAGCGGTCAGCAGTGGCAGATGTACAAGAGGGGCTTATATGCTATTTCTCAAAGTTGGAGACCATGCACAACAAGAGTTGGGTTGTGACTTCATTCTCCTCATTGATACAGAGGGTCTGAAATCCTCTGATCTTGCGCATGTGGAAGATAGTTATGAGCATGACAACCAGCTAGCCACCTTTGTCATTGGCTTAAGTGATGTTGCAATCATAAACATTGCAATGGAGAATGCAAATGAAATGACAGATGTCCTGCAAATTGCTGTCCATGCCTTTCTGAGAATGAAACAAATCGGGAAAAGGACAATTtgtcattttgtgcaccaaaatGTCGCCGAAGTCTCTGCTCACAACAAAACCCTGACAGAAAGACAACATCTTTTGGACAAACTCAATGAAATGACAAAGATTGCAGCTGAAATGGAGAGACAACCTGGGATTCACAGGTTCACAGATGTGCTCGACTATGACATAGAAAACAACAACTGGAACATCCCAGGACTTTGGCATGGAACCCCTCCAATGGCACCAGTGAACATCGGTTACAGTGAAGCTGTATCAGACTTCAAGAAGAATCTTCTGGAGATCACAGGAGGAAATAATCAATTTGAAGCGTCAACAATCCCAGAGCTTCTAGAATGGATGAGCTCTCTGTGGAAATCAGTGAAATATGAAAACTTCATCTTTAGCTTCAGAAACACACTTGTGGCTCATGCCTATGACAACCTGTGCAAAGAGTTCCTCCAGTGGGAATGGGAGATGCAAAAAGAAATATTCTCCAGGCAGACAGCAGCAGAGTTGGAAATTGTAAATGCCAACAATGAAGTTGGACTGGAAACATGGAACTCATTGATCACCGCCAAAAAAACTGAACTAGCTCAAGAAATAgaactacaacaaaaaaaaatggaagagAAACTCCTTGATTACTACAGAAAGAGAGACAGAAATGTAAAGCTGACAGAGAGGTACAAAACGGACTTTTTCAATAGTATTACAAGTGTGTCAAATGAGATTAGACATTCAGTCAATGCTAAATTGGACAGAGTCCTGGATctcaaaatagctaaaaaaaaagcacTGGACATACAACAAGAGTACCGTGGCAGGATTGAAGAGAGAGTCATGAAGCTTCTGGGCGACTGCAAAGACACCAGACTGTCTGATGACCAACTGCGAGAGGAGTTTGACAAAATGTGGGCTTCTGCCACTATCAATGTACCTGCACTGAAAGAAGAAGATATACCTGCATCCATTCTCACCCAGCTGAAGAAAAATTTCTCAAATCGAAATGTAAATGAGGAACTGCAGCATGTTCAAGACCTACAAGGCTGTGGGACTGGCACATTTAAGACAAGACACGACCATGTTGACCCTCTTTATGCAACAGATAGGGACACGTGGGCAGATTTCCAAAGGTATGCAGATGACATCATTAACACAGAAAGACAGTTTGTTATTGATCAAACCCAGTCCATGGGTTATTATCGTGAATCTTTCTCAAGAGATCTGCTGCGAAGGATTGACGAATCACTTAACAAATGTTACAGTCGTCACGGATCAAACACAACATTTGAGATTGACATCAAACTTCACATTTGTGGAATTGCTGCAAGAGAATTCCTCAAAATACACCAAAGGTTCTTGTTGAAGAATGACCCCCGAACACAGCTGGAAAAGCACAAGAATCAATATTTGATGGATTTTATGGATTTGTACAAACAGACAGACCATTGCCAACGCAAAGCCAACGATTTTGTCCAGTTTTGTGTCAAGCCTGCCATTGAAGATTACATGAACCGAACATTGGGAATCGACATTGTAGATCACATTCTGAGCAGCTGCGACTCGATGCAGTTCAGTTCACGCTCTTGTTTCCAGTACAACATTCAGAAGGAGTTATTGCTGAAAGATGACTTCGCCGCTTTTCTCAAGTACATATCGCAGTATGAAATGTACGTCAAAGAGTGGATATTTGCGCACGTCTTAGAAAAATTGCAAGACAATACTTTGTGCAAATTAAAGCTGCGGAATCTCAAACTAAATGTTAACAAAATATCAAAAGCATTGAAACGTGCCTTAAAGAAGCAATCTGATGGCACTGAGAGTATTCCAAATCTCATCCACGAAATGCGCCTATTTCTGATAAAAGACATCACGATATCCGAGCAGGCTGAAAAATGCGTTTTGTTTCAGATCAAATCCACAATGAATTCATTCACACAAAAATGTATTGCATCCTTAAATTGGTTAAAGGAAACACTGCATGTGGAACTCTCCGACACTGAAGACATACCTGAAACCTTGAATAAACTTGCAGTAAAACCACAGGATGAGCTCTTCAAGAGGATTCTCGGATGCGGCCAGCAGTGTCCATTCTGTAAAATCTCTTGTGAGGCTGGCGGCAAAAACCACGAAAAACATTACGCATCTGTCCATCGGCCACAGGGGCTTGGAAAATGGAGAAAGTCTGTGACTGAAGAATTGAGTATATGTCTATGTCCAAACTATGTTCATGGTACTCGTTCATTCAGACATCAAAGGGAGGGATCAGTGCAATACAGAGACTACAGTACAGTGTTTTCCGACTGGTACATTCCTCCAGACGCCACAATGGAAGCGTCTGATTACTGGAAGTTCGTATTGGTACGTTATAATGATCGTTTTGCTAAAGAGTTTCACGCCAAGCCAGCTCGGGTTCCGGAAGCCTGGAAGAGTATCACAAAGGAGCAAGCCCTGAAGGGTTTGAAGGATACTTTTAACATTTGTTAA